A window of Mucilaginibacter paludis DSM 18603 contains these coding sequences:
- a CDS encoding DUF5013 domain-containing protein, with amino-acid sequence MKFKNTLWFAVAVIVSALQISSCKKDASQLSYGFSMIYMPQSILKSGGVNNNYPVPSGTDSSTYNYVVDQTKGKVNVILGVSVSGPGKDGYGVDIKTNSDTVRQLFTSGVIDTVTYKLMPDAMYTLPSHIDIASGSTAGTFYLSIDLATIKKAQYTGKKMVLAVSIANPSKYALNKALATTIVIIDVDALVIGPANDITSKYIQNPGNNFIASSMDAGGRWGTLASWTTNAAALSHNGKGGYATDGDGINMDLESGWGSPQILNGKIYQTITLPAGSYTFDIAPFVWQGTKDVAYVVVAPNSTSLPDYSAIPGNTGINYAPFTNSAVSFKLTASTQVTVGVVVNYTQDQQGFKTHGVHLYNYPKHL; translated from the coding sequence ATGAAATTCAAAAACACGCTATGGTTCGCTGTCGCAGTAATCGTTTCTGCACTGCAAATCAGCTCCTGTAAAAAGGACGCTTCTCAATTATCGTACGGCTTTTCCATGATCTATATGCCGCAATCCATTCTCAAATCCGGGGGTGTGAACAACAATTACCCGGTGCCATCGGGCACCGATTCATCCACCTATAATTATGTGGTTGATCAAACCAAAGGTAAGGTGAACGTTATTTTAGGCGTTTCGGTATCCGGCCCCGGTAAAGATGGCTATGGTGTAGATATCAAAACCAATAGCGATACGGTGCGCCAGCTATTTACCTCAGGAGTAATTGATACGGTTACCTATAAATTAATGCCTGATGCCATGTATACGCTGCCATCGCACATCGATATTGCATCGGGCAGCACAGCCGGAACATTTTACCTGTCGATAGATCTGGCCACAATCAAAAAAGCGCAGTATACCGGCAAAAAAATGGTTTTAGCGGTATCCATAGCAAACCCATCAAAGTATGCTTTGAACAAGGCTTTAGCTACCACCATAGTTATTATAGATGTAGATGCCCTGGTAATAGGCCCGGCTAACGATATAACCTCCAAGTATATTCAAAACCCTGGCAATAATTTCATTGCATCAAGCATGGATGCGGGCGGCCGATGGGGAACACTGGCCTCGTGGACAACGAATGCGGCCGCTCTCAGCCATAACGGCAAGGGCGGATATGCAACAGATGGCGACGGCATCAATATGGATCTGGAGTCGGGCTGGGGTTCGCCTCAAATTTTAAACGGTAAAATCTACCAAACCATAACTCTGCCCGCAGGCAGTTATACTTTTGATATCGCTCCTTTTGTTTGGCAGGGTACCAAAGACGTAGCCTACGTGGTTGTAGCGCCTAATAGCACATCCCTACCAGACTATAGTGCCATACCAGGAAATACCGGTATTAACTATGCTCCGTTTACTAATTCAGCCGTGTCGTTTAAATTAACCGCCTCAACACAAGTTACTGTTGGCGTAGTAGTTAATTACACGCAAGACCAGCAAGGTTTTAAAACTCACGGAGTTCACCTGTATAACTACCCCAAGCACCTTTAA
- a CDS encoding RagB/SusD family nutrient uptake outer membrane protein, whose product MKRKNIYAALFFTVILAVAVSSCQKNFLDTKIDTSQTAETLNSNYSSLYGFGNAPYIYLRNEFTMIDNNLFAPVSDEAKQTASSSFVMLFNNGSWNANSNPDNYYASYYAGIRAANYFLENSGNYKSFLAMNRDTISASGKLSYQNDLLNITWYRGEAHILRAWYYFELAKRYGGVPLVTKTLSISDNTNIPKSSYDDIINFITSEVDNFKDSVQVNWKTSSFTNNDGRLSKGAALALKARALLFAASPLHNSTNNVTRWQNAASALHDLVVFGQGAGQYALDGNYRNYFLLNNPLTSAETIWAIRYQANNTLETQNYPITTQGGASGITPSQNLVDDYEYTSTPDATNPYSNRDPRLGFSIVTNNSTWNSRTINEAPGGTDDMSITNTSRTGYYLKKFVNDNLNLTQGQTAVHNFPIFRYGEVLLEYAEAMNEAYGPDNANGYGLTARQALNMVRSRTGVQMPLVTVADQASFRTAVKHERRIELAFEDYRYWDLLRWKDAATVLNQAIRGVAVGKDASGKFTYNSNVVVENRVFDATKMYYYPLPQTEVSKSNGILIQNQGW is encoded by the coding sequence ATGAAAAGAAAAAACATATATGCGGCATTATTTTTTACCGTTATACTGGCGGTGGCTGTTAGCAGTTGTCAAAAAAACTTTCTTGACACCAAAATTGATACTTCTCAAACGGCAGAAACCCTTAACTCCAATTACAGCTCGCTGTACGGGTTTGGCAATGCGCCATACATTTACCTGCGCAATGAGTTTACCATGATAGATAATAATCTTTTTGCACCCGTTTCCGACGAAGCTAAGCAAACCGCGTCAAGCTCATTCGTCATGTTGTTTAACAACGGCAGCTGGAACGCCAATAGCAATCCTGATAATTACTACGCTAGCTATTACGCCGGCATCAGGGCCGCCAATTATTTCCTGGAAAATTCAGGCAATTACAAATCGTTTTTAGCCATGAACCGCGATACCATATCGGCCAGCGGCAAACTCAGCTATCAAAACGATTTACTTAACATTACCTGGTACCGCGGTGAAGCCCATATTTTGCGGGCTTGGTATTATTTTGAATTGGCCAAACGATATGGTGGTGTTCCGCTGGTAACCAAAACGCTGTCTATCTCAGATAACACCAACATTCCAAAGTCTTCGTATGATGATATTATCAATTTTATCACCTCCGAGGTAGACAATTTTAAAGACAGTGTGCAGGTAAATTGGAAAACATCATCGTTTACCAATAACGACGGCCGGTTAAGCAAGGGTGCCGCCCTCGCCTTAAAGGCCCGTGCGCTTTTATTTGCTGCAAGCCCGCTGCATAACAGCACAAATAACGTTACACGCTGGCAGAACGCCGCAAGCGCTTTGCATGACCTGGTGGTATTTGGCCAGGGGGCAGGCCAGTATGCGTTAGATGGTAACTATCGTAATTACTTTTTGCTCAATAATCCGTTAACAAGTGCCGAAACGATCTGGGCCATCCGGTACCAGGCCAATAATACGCTGGAAACGCAAAATTATCCGATAACTACACAAGGGGGAGCCAGCGGAATAACACCTTCGCAAAACCTGGTAGACGATTACGAATATACCTCTACACCGGACGCTACAAACCCGTATTCCAACCGTGATCCACGCCTGGGTTTTTCTATCGTAACCAACAACAGTACATGGAACAGCCGCACTATTAACGAAGCACCGGGCGGAACGGACGACATGTCGATAACTAATACCAGCCGTACAGGTTATTACCTTAAAAAGTTTGTTAACGATAACCTCAACCTTACGCAGGGCCAAACTGCCGTACATAACTTCCCGATTTTTAGATATGGCGAAGTGTTGCTGGAATACGCCGAGGCGATGAACGAGGCTTATGGCCCGGATAATGCCAATGGCTATGGGCTAACGGCCCGCCAGGCACTTAATATGGTACGGAGCCGCACAGGCGTACAAATGCCGCTGGTAACCGTTGCTGATCAGGCATCTTTCAGAACAGCGGTAAAACATGAACGCCGCATTGAGCTGGCTTTTGAAGATTACCGCTACTGGGACCTGCTACGCTGGAAAGACGCGGCCACGGTATTAAACCAGGCTATCCGGGGTGTTGCCGTAGGCAAGGATGCTTCAGGAAAGTTTACATACAATAGCAATGTTGTGGTTGAGAACCGGGTGTTTGATGCTACCAAAATGTATTACTACCCGTTGCCCCAAACAGAAGTATCTAAATCAAACGGAATTTTGATCCAAAATCAAGGTTGGTAA
- a CDS encoding SusC/RagA family TonB-linked outer membrane protein, giving the protein MKKTIKLMIWAIITLPLSAQLLSAQQKNIPTSVTPVDSMKRMAKGTLLNIPDAENVKAQASVSGSTLYQTPTANITNTLYGRLPGLTVLQGSGEPGYDAASLYIRGRGTYDNSSLVIYVDGFQTTSSYFQYMSPAEIESITVLKDAAALASFGMKGANGILWVVTKRGKTGPSKVEVNVVSGLQQAININKPLGAYDYARLYNQAISNDNYSLNGYQFLWTPKYSDKQLQAYKNGTATNVDWLDQVLRKNAPYTDANVNFNGGNAATRYAVILDYMNQGGLYDIANTASTSNAQIQRFNIRTNLDLNFFKIFEARIDLGGRIEDRHYPNYNGPQLWQDLASYPSNIYPVRDSLTGHWSGTALYPNNPVASLHGLGWIGTHDRTLQANFALKERLDFITPGLYLKEAASLNTWTRNAFSYTATYSRYYNGTQSTTDKQTTIVANGSSPVNQYDWKQGTLTAGYDRTFGNHRISAAVEYLASNFMTDYSTNSPGLNTGNNIFYHYENLSSAVHYAYLAKYLLDLNVGYSGSDSYAPGNRWKAYPAVGAGWILSEESFLKSSSVISFLKLRGSIGLSGNDQTNNGRYLYQQYFTTNGTYYTGNNGLTSNTGTAQSYIANPNITAEKSLKYDMGFDITLIKKLSLTADVFLDKRSGIVTKSNDLLATFGGSQPYLNIGKVTNKGFEISAQYADHAGKFNYNFGGSASFAKNTVDYQSEVPTVNSFSKTTGLAIGTPIGLVSTGFYNTTDFNSDGTLKSGQPVPAFGAVQPGDIKYKDLDGNGKIDQNDVTAIGKSPFPTLTYTFNAEVNYSGFDFSVQFQGASGNNVNLLSAAYYQTVGLVNNTNVYAIAQNAWAYYPTQGIDTRATATYPRLSTLANSNNYRYSSFWMVSGDYLRVRNAQLGYTFSPALLQKIHTENLRIYVSAVNPITWSYLSKHYNIDPETTSGYPALKSYNLGLSLKF; this is encoded by the coding sequence ATGAAAAAAACGATTAAACTCATGATATGGGCTATTATCACTTTGCCATTGAGTGCACAGTTGTTAAGCGCCCAGCAAAAAAATATTCCCACAAGCGTTACCCCTGTTGACTCGATGAAACGCATGGCAAAGGGCACCTTGTTAAATATTCCGGACGCGGAAAATGTAAAAGCACAAGCCTCGGTTAGCGGCTCAACACTATATCAAACGCCAACCGCTAATATCACCAATACCTTATATGGCCGCTTACCTGGCCTAACCGTACTACAGGGATCTGGCGAACCGGGATATGATGCAGCCTCTTTATACATTCGCGGGCGAGGTACTTATGACAATAGTTCGCTTGTTATTTATGTAGATGGCTTTCAAACCACCTCGTCGTACTTTCAGTATATGTCGCCAGCCGAAATAGAAAGCATCACAGTTTTGAAAGATGCCGCCGCGCTGGCCAGCTTTGGAATGAAAGGAGCAAACGGCATTTTATGGGTTGTAACTAAAAGAGGGAAAACCGGCCCATCCAAAGTGGAAGTAAACGTAGTTAGCGGCCTGCAGCAAGCCATCAATATTAACAAACCGCTTGGCGCTTATGATTATGCACGGCTGTACAACCAGGCTATAAGTAATGATAACTATAGCCTAAACGGCTATCAATTTTTATGGACGCCTAAATACAGCGACAAGCAACTACAAGCTTATAAAAATGGTACTGCCACAAATGTTGACTGGCTTGATCAGGTACTCCGTAAAAATGCTCCTTACACCGATGCCAACGTTAACTTTAATGGTGGAAACGCGGCAACAAGATATGCGGTGATACTGGATTATATGAATCAGGGCGGGCTATATGATATAGCTAATACGGCCTCTACATCAAATGCGCAAATACAACGATTTAATATCCGTACCAATCTTGACCTTAACTTTTTTAAAATTTTTGAGGCCCGGATTGATTTGGGGGGAAGAATTGAAGACAGGCATTACCCTAACTACAATGGCCCGCAACTATGGCAGGATTTAGCCAGCTATCCATCAAACATTTATCCCGTTCGAGACAGCCTTACCGGCCATTGGTCTGGCACGGCATTATATCCTAATAACCCGGTTGCATCACTGCATGGATTAGGTTGGATTGGCACACATGACAGGACATTGCAGGCAAACTTCGCGCTTAAAGAAAGACTGGACTTTATTACTCCGGGCCTGTATTTAAAAGAGGCTGCCTCTTTAAATACCTGGACACGCAACGCGTTTAGTTATACGGCTACTTACTCGCGCTACTACAATGGCACACAAAGTACAACCGATAAACAGACAACCATAGTGGCCAATGGATCATCGCCGGTTAATCAATACGACTGGAAACAAGGTACCTTAACCGCAGGCTACGACCGTACCTTCGGCAACCACCGGATAAGCGCAGCAGTAGAATACCTGGCCAGTAATTTCATGACCGATTATTCTACCAACAGCCCTGGTTTAAATACGGGAAACAATATCTTTTATCATTACGAGAACTTAAGTTCGGCGGTACACTATGCCTACCTCGCCAAATACTTACTGGATTTGAATGTAGGTTATAGCGGCTCCGATAGTTATGCCCCCGGTAACAGGTGGAAAGCCTATCCGGCAGTTGGCGCAGGCTGGATTTTATCTGAAGAATCGTTCCTCAAATCCTCCTCCGTGATCAGCTTTCTTAAATTACGCGGCTCCATTGGCTTATCCGGGAACGATCAAACCAACAACGGCAGATACCTGTACCAGCAATACTTTACAACAAACGGCACTTACTATACCGGTAATAACGGCTTAACAAGCAACACCGGTACGGCACAAAGTTACATTGCCAATCCAAACATCACTGCCGAAAAAAGCTTGAAATACGATATGGGTTTTGATATAACGTTAATTAAGAAACTCTCATTAACAGCCGATGTGTTTTTAGATAAGCGCAGTGGCATTGTTACCAAGAGCAATGACCTGTTGGCAACGTTTGGCGGCTCGCAGCCTTACCTCAATATTGGAAAAGTAACCAATAAAGGTTTTGAAATAAGCGCCCAGTATGCCGATCATGCGGGTAAATTCAACTATAACTTTGGCGGTAGTGCATCTTTTGCCAAAAACACGGTGGACTACCAATCTGAAGTTCCAACAGTCAACTCATTCAGTAAAACTACCGGATTAGCTATCGGCACCCCTATCGGACTGGTTTCCACAGGCTTTTATAACACAACCGACTTTAACAGCGATGGCACGCTCAAGTCCGGGCAACCTGTGCCTGCATTTGGTGCAGTGCAACCCGGCGATATCAAATACAAGGATCTTGACGGGAACGGAAAAATAGATCAAAACGACGTTACAGCAATCGGCAAATCTCCATTCCCGACACTCACTTATACTTTTAACGCCGAAGTAAATTACAGCGGCTTTGATTTTTCGGTACAGTTTCAGGGAGCATCGGGCAACAATGTAAATTTGCTATCAGCAGCCTATTACCAAACCGTAGGTTTAGTTAATAATACCAACGTTTATGCCATAGCACAAAATGCCTGGGCTTATTATCCTACGCAAGGAATTGATACACGGGCAACTGCTACTTATCCCAGGTTATCTACCCTGGCCAACAGCAATAACTACAGGTATTCCAGCTTCTGGATGGTTAGCGGCGATTATCTGCGTGTGAGAAATGCTCAATTAGGTTATACCTTTTCGCCGGCGTTGCTTCAAAAAATCCATACCGAGAACCTTCGTATCTATGTTAGCGCGGTTAACCCTATTACATGGTCATATTTAAGCAAGCACTACAATATCGACCCTGAAACAACATCAGGCTACCCGGCCTTAAAATCTTATAACCTTGGCCTGTCATTGAAATTTTAA
- a CDS encoding RagB/SusD family nutrient uptake outer membrane protein, with the protein MPISNSTTVDTVFSTSINAQAAITSAYQQSLSQGIPYQGYWNSMLQDNLSGAMNYGFAWTIANAMVLNGMSASSGNEDMDGFNYNYTAIRQDYLVKENIGKVKDMSDADKAVVRAEMQALIAYRYVQMMIMYGGVPIVSKSFASTDNLAIPRHPLKQVLDSIVTWCDYASAVVPSQWPSTWRGRMTKSAVLAIKAKALLYAARPLFNSATPYLNFVGNNNLVCLGSTDPSRWDAAVKAADAEITEAEGQGGLGIINTGDPLDDYGKATSLPGNNEVILAYKSDNSSSIYTFYNAHTWQAYGNLLNTNQLKFYYKSDGTDEVWPNTTTVKPFSEYLSNMNAIEPRFKACFQPWQMDAWNNPGDNNWSNQSMFQWQNPGCARITKFYYKAGTRGWFEFPIFRLASAYLSAAEAYNELGQSQLALDRLNKIHLRAGLPAITQKDKTLLRAIIQREWMVEFFDENYRLHDIKHWKLADINNGLIGGTITAFTYNGNTGATLNGNADYQDKVLYQAFWADREYLNPFPQTEVNKSIIVQNPGY; encoded by the coding sequence ATGCCCATTTCTAACTCAACTACTGTAGATACCGTTTTCTCAACCTCCATAAATGCCCAGGCTGCAATTACCTCAGCTTATCAGCAAAGCCTATCCCAGGGAATTCCTTACCAGGGTTACTGGAACTCCATGCTCCAGGACAATCTTTCCGGTGCAATGAATTACGGTTTTGCATGGACAATAGCTAACGCCATGGTGTTGAACGGCATGAGCGCGAGCAGTGGCAATGAAGACATGGACGGTTTTAATTATAACTATACTGCCATAAGGCAGGATTACCTGGTGAAGGAGAATATCGGAAAAGTGAAAGACATGTCTGACGCGGATAAAGCAGTTGTAAGAGCTGAGATGCAGGCTTTAATAGCCTACCGCTATGTGCAAATGATGATTATGTATGGCGGCGTACCTATTGTAAGCAAAAGCTTCGCCTCAACCGATAACCTGGCCATACCGCGGCATCCACTTAAACAGGTGCTGGATTCCATTGTTACCTGGTGCGATTATGCATCTGCCGTAGTACCCTCGCAATGGCCATCTACATGGAGAGGCCGCATGACTAAGAGCGCTGTTTTGGCAATTAAAGCTAAAGCATTATTATACGCCGCCAGGCCCTTATTTAACTCTGCCACTCCCTATCTTAATTTTGTCGGCAATAACAACCTGGTTTGCTTAGGCAGTACCGACCCATCGCGATGGGACGCTGCAGTTAAAGCTGCTGACGCTGAAATTACAGAAGCAGAAGGGCAAGGCGGATTAGGCATTATCAACACAGGCGACCCCCTGGACGACTATGGCAAAGCCACCTCCCTACCCGGAAATAATGAAGTGATACTGGCTTATAAATCAGACAACTCATCATCGATATATACTTTTTATAATGCGCATACCTGGCAGGCTTACGGCAACCTGTTAAACACCAACCAACTGAAATTTTATTATAAAAGCGACGGCACAGATGAAGTTTGGCCCAATACCACAACGGTAAAGCCCTTCTCGGAATATTTGAGCAATATGAATGCTATCGAGCCCCGTTTTAAAGCTTGTTTTCAGCCATGGCAGATGGATGCCTGGAACAACCCAGGCGACAACAACTGGAGCAACCAAAGCATGTTTCAGTGGCAAAATCCGGGATGTGCCCGTATTACTAAGTTTTATTACAAAGCAGGTACACGTGGCTGGTTTGAGTTTCCCATTTTCAGGTTGGCTTCGGCATACTTAAGTGCCGCAGAAGCCTACAACGAACTTGGGCAAAGCCAGCTTGCACTGGACAGGCTTAATAAAATACATCTGCGCGCAGGCTTGCCTGCAATTACGCAAAAAGATAAAACTTTGTTAAGGGCAATAATACAGCGCGAATGGATGGTTGAATTTTTTGATGAAAATTATCGTCTCCATGATATTAAACACTGGAAGCTCGCCGACATCAACAACGGGCTGATAGGTGGAACCATCACCGCGTTTACTTATAATGGCAACACCGGGGCCACCCTCAACGGAAACGCCGATTATCAGGACAAAGTACTCTATCAGGCGTTTTGGGCAGATCGCGAATACCTTAACCCATTTCCCCAGACAGAAGTTAACAAAAGCATTATCGTTCAAAACCCAGGCTATTAG
- a CDS encoding TonB-dependent receptor: MKLTVIFCITLCLNASAKIYAQKVNLKESNASLQSLFKEITKQTEYKFLYTRELLKRSGRVNVNLVNKPLEEALKQIFADQPITYLVYDKVVIVKDKVLESPVTVYAAKVITGKVVDEQGQPLPGVTVKEKNTSNTAITDRDGNYKIKVLNEKAILVFSFVGFKQLEVEAGANATLNVQLKPSLSALNEVVVVGYGKQKQATITGAIGVISGKDLTQAPLSNVTNMLVGRTSGISAVQSSGEPGQNAATIRIRGIATLNGSDPLIVIDGIQQPSEQPYTVLNAMDAYEIENISVLKDASATAVYGIRGANGVIIVTTKRGKTNGLQLSFTANQGFTKAASLFQTANSAQFAELRNEAVRNAQAFGDHSFDQLLFSNDEIWKFQNNRDYTPAEVNAMGSLSSTQKTALLNSPALYYTSHNYYHDQFDGLGRQQQYNLNISGGTDKVKYFNSLGYFQQNGILSNSSYGGANVNPQYTRYNFRSNFDINVVKNFQLSFNIAAQSSINQVPGANNSASDFGNRYQNIIQSILESSPFSGPGIVNGHLVTGFVGLPGDATNPLGSKGGGGYTPLAQLLTAGTITVYGTNLTSNLTLKHTMNYITDGLEAHATISYDDSYNKGFAQINSIPQYSAMRDPSNPANIIFIGGQVNPAYTADNVGNSSWRKVYAEASINYNHNFNGHSVGALLLGNAQRYTSNNMSYNAPSGLMGLVGRVTYNYNERYLLEGNLAYNGTEQFAPGHRFGLFPAVSAGWIISNEPYFPKNDWVSLVKFRGSYGEVGNDQLNNRRYLYLPNTWGYTGYGYYFGSADGSSANPYYSPAQETALGNPLVTWERARKTNISADLQFFKSRLSVTSSLFWENRNNILVTLGIIPGTYGVASANVPPANVGRVTNHGFELEGGWADKIGKLNYYVKGNFSYAVNKIEYKAEANYPYPWMNDTGYPIGQYKGLLTDGFYNTQQELNNRPYNTYGNNARLGDLKYVDVNGDGVIDQKDMVPIGYPNVPEVAYNWTVGFSYKGFDVSALFIGTAKGSFPQSGYILSSPFAKNVGEVLQSTYDGHWTAAKYAAGEKITYPEISFSGGGPNNAVLSDFWLKSNDFTRLKNLEVGYTFPSNMGFLKKAKIKSMRLYLNGNNLITWGSALIKGIDPEQADAGKNNMGYLYPLTRVYNIGASIQL; the protein is encoded by the coding sequence ATGAAGCTTACTGTTATATTTTGTATAACGCTTTGTCTCAATGCTTCTGCAAAAATTTATGCTCAAAAAGTTAATTTAAAAGAAAGCAACGCTTCCCTACAGTCGCTTTTTAAGGAAATTACAAAGCAAACCGAGTATAAGTTTTTGTACACCCGCGAGCTTTTAAAAAGGTCGGGCAGGGTAAATGTTAACCTTGTTAATAAACCCCTGGAAGAAGCCTTGAAGCAAATATTTGCCGATCAGCCAATTACCTACCTGGTATATGATAAGGTAGTAATTGTAAAGGATAAGGTTTTGGAAAGCCCCGTTACCGTGTATGCGGCAAAAGTTATTACCGGAAAGGTTGTTGACGAGCAGGGACAACCCTTGCCGGGCGTTACGGTTAAGGAAAAAAACACCAGCAATACAGCCATAACCGATAGGGACGGAAACTACAAAATCAAGGTATTGAACGAGAAAGCCATTCTGGTTTTTTCATTTGTAGGTTTTAAGCAGCTGGAAGTTGAGGCCGGTGCAAATGCCACGCTCAATGTACAGCTCAAACCAAGCTTGAGCGCTTTAAATGAAGTTGTGGTTGTAGGATACGGTAAACAGAAACAAGCCACCATTACAGGTGCAATCGGCGTTATTTCTGGTAAAGATCTAACCCAAGCTCCCCTATCCAATGTTACCAATATGCTGGTTGGACGCACTTCAGGCATCAGTGCAGTACAATCAAGCGGCGAACCCGGCCAGAATGCAGCAACGATACGCATTCGTGGTATTGCTACCTTAAACGGCTCGGATCCTCTTATTGTTATTGATGGTATCCAGCAACCTTCCGAACAGCCATACACCGTGCTTAACGCTATGGACGCTTACGAGATAGAAAACATCAGCGTTCTTAAAGACGCCTCCGCAACGGCCGTTTATGGTATCAGGGGTGCAAACGGCGTTATCATTGTTACCACTAAACGCGGGAAAACAAACGGCTTACAACTGAGCTTTACCGCAAACCAGGGCTTTACAAAAGCCGCGTCGCTTTTTCAAACTGCAAACTCTGCGCAATTTGCTGAACTGCGCAACGAAGCGGTTAGAAATGCCCAGGCATTCGGCGACCATAGTTTTGACCAGCTGCTTTTTAGCAATGATGAAATATGGAAGTTCCAGAATAACCGCGATTATACGCCTGCCGAGGTGAACGCGATGGGCTCCCTTTCGTCGACACAGAAAACAGCACTTTTAAACAGCCCTGCTTTGTATTATACCAGCCATAACTATTATCATGATCAGTTTGATGGATTGGGCCGCCAGCAACAATACAATTTAAATATCTCCGGCGGCACCGATAAGGTAAAATATTTTAACTCGCTGGGCTATTTTCAGCAAAATGGCATTCTGTCAAACTCATCATACGGGGGCGCTAACGTAAACCCGCAGTATACCCGTTATAATTTCCGGTCAAATTTTGATATCAACGTTGTTAAAAACTTCCAGTTATCGTTCAATATTGCGGCTCAATCATCAATAAACCAGGTTCCGGGCGCCAACAACAGCGCAAGCGACTTCGGTAACCGGTATCAAAATATCATTCAAAGCATTCTCGAAAGCAGCCCTTTCAGCGGCCCGGGCATAGTTAACGGGCACCTGGTAACTGGCTTTGTTGGCCTCCCCGGCGATGCCACCAACCCGCTGGGCTCAAAAGGAGGAGGCGGTTATACCCCCCTTGCACAGTTGCTTACGGCCGGCACCATAACCGTGTACGGCACCAATTTAACCAGCAACTTAACGCTCAAACACACCATGAATTACATTACCGATGGTTTGGAAGCGCATGCAACTATTTCTTATGACGACAGCTACAACAAGGGGTTTGCCCAAATCAACAGCATACCGCAATACAGCGCCATGCGCGATCCATCAAACCCCGCCAACATTATATTTATAGGTGGCCAGGTTAACCCCGCTTACACAGCAGACAATGTTGGCAATAGCTCGTGGCGCAAGGTTTACGCTGAGGCAAGTATAAATTACAACCATAACTTTAATGGGCACAGCGTTGGCGCCCTATTGTTAGGTAACGCGCAGCGTTATACATCTAATAACATGTCGTACAATGCGCCGTCAGGTTTGATGGGCCTTGTTGGCCGTGTAACTTATAATTACAATGAGCGCTATCTTTTGGAAGGCAACCTGGCCTACAACGGCACAGAGCAATTTGCGCCCGGGCATAGATTTGGCCTTTTTCCGGCGGTTTCAGCAGGCTGGATTATTTCCAACGAGCCCTATTTTCCGAAGAACGACTGGGTTAGCCTGGTTAAGTTCAGAGGATCATATGGTGAGGTGGGGAATGATCAGTTGAATAACCGCCGTTACCTTTATCTCCCTAATACCTGGGGATACACCGGTTATGGTTACTACTTCGGCAGCGCCGACGGATCGAGCGCAAACCCCTATTACTCGCCCGCACAGGAAACAGCGCTGGGTAACCCACTGGTAACCTGGGAACGGGCCAGGAAAACCAACATTTCTGCCGATTTACAATTCTTCAAAAGCCGTTTATCTGTAACCTCGTCATTATTCTGGGAAAACCGGAATAACATTTTGGTTACCCTGGGCATTATTCCAGGCACTTATGGCGTGGCATCTGCCAATGTACCTCCTGCTAATGTTGGCCGGGTAACTAATCACGGTTTTGAGCTTGAGGGCGGCTGGGCCGATAAAATAGGTAAGCTTAACTATTATGTAAAAGGGAATTTTTCGTACGCGGTTAATAAAATTGAGTACAAAGCCGAAGCCAATTATCCTTACCCCTGGATGAATGATACAGGCTATCCCATAGGGCAATATAAGGGCTTACTTACCGATGGTTTTTACAACACGCAGCAGGAGCTCAATAACCGGCCTTATAATACATACGGCAACAATGCAAGGCTTGGCGATTTGAAATATGTTGACGTAAACGGCGACGGGGTGATCGATCAGAAAGATATGGTACCAATTGGTTACCCTAATGTACCCGAAGTTGCCTATAACTGGACTGTGGGTTTTTCTTATAAGGGATTTGATGTATCGGCATTGTTTATAGGCACTGCTAAAGGCTCGTTTCCACAATCTGGCTACATCTTGAGCAGCCCTTTTGCAAAAAATGTAGGCGAGGTTTTACAATCAACTTATGACGGGCATTGGACAGCTGCAAAATATGCAGCCGGCGAAAAGATTACTTATCCGGAGATCTCCTTTAGCGGGGGCGGGCCCAATAATGCGGTGCTCAGCGATTTCTGGCTAAAATCGAATGATTTCACCCGGTTAAAAAACCTGGAAGTGGGTTATACTTTTCCAAGCAACATGGGTTTTCTAAAAAAAGCGAAAATTAAAAGCATGCGGTTGTACCTTAATGGCAACAACCTGATTACCTGGGGTTCTGCCCTTATCAAAGGGATAGATCCGGAGCAAGCCGATGCCGGAAAAAACAACATGGGTTACCTGTATCCGCTAACCAGGGTTTATAACATTGGTGCAAGCATCCAACTTTAA